Proteins found in one Clostridium kluyveri DSM 555 genomic segment:
- a CDS encoding MBL fold metallo-hydrolase: protein MEIQWIAHSCFLLKDSKGKKLLTDPFDETVGYNTFQGDVDIVTTSHTHFDHCYTEKIKYKHLINTVGSYNLFEINIEGIPSYHDKVQGAKRGKNIIFIIEMDRYRICHLGDIGYVLTENELKKLGNIDILLIPIGGNFTIDGREAAKLAKAINSHIVIPMHYKTSCLTFELEGLDQFLKYMKNGKRVKSNTLNIENKLSNYNVVTILNFT from the coding sequence ATGGAAATACAATGGATAGCTCATTCCTGTTTTTTATTAAAAGATTCAAAAGGAAAAAAACTTTTAACAGATCCCTTCGATGAAACTGTTGGATATAATACTTTTCAAGGGGATGTAGATATAGTCACCACAAGTCACACTCACTTTGATCACTGCTATACTGAAAAAATAAAATATAAACATCTTATAAACACTGTAGGCTCCTATAATTTATTTGAAATAAACATTGAAGGTATACCTTCTTATCATGACAAAGTACAAGGTGCTAAAAGAGGAAAAAATATAATATTTATTATAGAAATGGATAGGTATAGAATATGCCACTTAGGAGATATAGGCTATGTATTGACTGAAAATGAATTAAAAAAATTAGGTAATATTGATATACTTTTAATTCCCATAGGAGGTAACTTTACTATAGACGGCAGGGAAGCTGCTAAATTAGCTAAAGCTATCAACAGCCACATAGTAATTCCCATGCATTATAAAACCTCTTGTTTAACCTTCGAGCTGGAAGGATTAGATCAATTCCTCAAATATATGAAAAATGGAAAGAGAGTTAAAAGTAATACATTAAATATAGAAAATAAATTATCCAATTATAATGTGGTTACTATACTTAATTTTACATAA
- a CDS encoding ArsR/SmtB family transcription factor, with amino-acid sequence MKDDLKIEVCSCTKINKQNIEYVKENMLSEKTFMKLSELFKILGDYTRIKIIYSLSKKELCVCDISEVVQMSQSAISHQLRILKAARLVKFRREGKSVYYSLDDEHIDRLFNAGLEHVEHN; translated from the coding sequence TTGAAAGATGATTTGAAGATTGAAGTTTGCTCTTGTACTAAAATTAATAAACAAAATATAGAATATGTGAAAGAAAATATGTTAAGTGAAAAAACTTTTATGAAGTTATCAGAGCTTTTTAAAATATTGGGTGATTATACGAGAATTAAAATAATATATTCTTTATCTAAAAAAGAACTATGTGTATGTGATATATCAGAAGTAGTTCAAATGAGCCAGTCTGCTATATCACATCAATTAAGGATTCTAAAGGCTGCAAGGTTAGTTAAGTTTAGAAGAGAAGGAAAATCCGTTTATTATTCTTTAGATGATGAGCATATAGATAGATTATTTAACGCAGGACTAGAACATGTGGAACACAATTAA
- a CDS encoding N-acetylmuramoyl-L-alanine amidase gives MKDTKVYKIMLLSFIFMFVTFVRISMVHASAYNGAVIGKDVEIDKSWKIKFNMQLDESTVNDSNIVVVDSDGNSVPISVQLQDNGSDLVVAPKTQYIYDKTYNLIVKSGLKSISGKSYGESKMQFSIKSNPTSNSKYTVTIDAGHGGNDKGNISGSGLNEKDVNLSVALKVGNILEQNGINVVYTRKDDNISWDSSSDLKSRFDIANNAKSDMFVTIHCNSYTENSAVNGIETYYAGYSDEAENIANKIQNQMVSYTGRMDRGVKEGQPQHKILRGTLSPAVMVELGFMTNSQESSLLGSDDYQNKSAAAIAKGVLESLSSLNENKELMVSSISDLANQITEGDEYSLPISVQATMSDGTTQKVGVIWDSEKVDSSKTGTFTYKGIAAGYEKQVTLTLTIVAKAQQTPPSSTAPIIVIDPGHGMGSDVGATGINGLQEDDITLAVGLKTGKILEEHGINVVYTRTTDMRSTPMSVTESLQKRCDISNNANAKYFVCIHTNSFNVPSANGTETLYYTGNEEGRKLATYIQNSIVEEVGTYNRGLKDGSWLYIAQNTVAPAVLTELGFVTNPEDAAKLSSDEYRAKFAQAIADGILKALGY, from the coding sequence TTGAAAGATACAAAAGTTTATAAGATTATGCTTTTAAGTTTTATATTTATGTTTGTGACTTTTGTAAGAATCAGTATGGTTCATGCTTCTGCATATAATGGAGCAGTCATAGGAAAAGATGTAGAAATTGATAAGTCATGGAAAATAAAGTTCAATATGCAGTTAGATGAGAGTACAGTAAATGATTCAAATATAGTAGTTGTAGATAGTGATGGGAATTCTGTTCCAATATCTGTGCAATTACAGGATAATGGAAGTGATTTGGTAGTTGCACCTAAAACTCAGTATATCTATGATAAAACTTATAATCTAATTGTAAAAAGTGGGTTGAAATCTATAAGTGGTAAAAGCTATGGTGAATCTAAAATGCAATTTAGTATAAAATCAAATCCAACTTCTAATTCAAAATATACAGTTACTATTGATGCAGGTCATGGAGGAAATGATAAAGGAAATATTAGTGGATCAGGTTTAAATGAGAAAGATGTGAATCTATCTGTAGCATTAAAAGTAGGAAATATATTAGAGCAAAATGGAATAAATGTAGTGTACACTAGAAAAGATGATAATATTTCTTGGGATAGTAGTTCAGATTTAAAATCTCGTTTTGATATAGCAAATAATGCAAAGTCAGATATGTTTGTTACCATACATTGTAATTCTTATACTGAAAATTCAGCAGTAAATGGTATAGAAACTTATTATGCAGGGTATAGTGATGAAGCTGAAAATATTGCCAACAAAATACAAAATCAAATGGTAAGCTATACTGGACGTATGGATAGGGGTGTTAAAGAGGGACAGCCTCAGCATAAAATACTCAGGGGGACCTTGTCACCAGCTGTTATGGTAGAATTGGGGTTTATGACTAATTCTCAGGAAAGCAGTTTGCTTGGAAGTGATGATTATCAAAATAAAAGTGCAGCTGCTATTGCAAAGGGAGTTTTGGAATCCTTAAGTTCCTTAAATGAAAATAAAGAACTAATGGTAAGTTCCATATCAGATCTAGCCAATCAGATAACTGAGGGGGATGAGTACTCTCTTCCAATTAGTGTACAAGCTACTATGAGCGATGGAACTACCCAAAAAGTAGGCGTCATATGGGATTCAGAGAAAGTGGATTCATCTAAAACTGGTACATTTACATATAAAGGTATTGCAGCAGGATATGAAAAACAAGTAACTCTTACTTTAACTATAGTTGCAAAGGCTCAGCAAACGCCTCCTTCAAGTACAGCTCCCATAATAGTCATAGATCCAGGCCATGGAATGGGAAGTGACGTGGGCGCTACGGGGATAAATGGACTTCAAGAAGATGATATTACACTGGCAGTAGGTTTAAAAACAGGTAAAATACTTGAAGAACATGGAATAAATGTAGTATATACAAGGACAACAGATATGAGGTCTACTCCAATGAGTGTTACAGAAAGTCTTCAAAAGCGTTGTGACATATCAAATAACGCCAATGCTAAATATTTTGTATGTATCCATACTAATTCTTTTAATGTTCCTTCAGCTAATGGTACGGAGACTTTATATTACACAGGAAATGAAGAGGGTAGAAAGTTAGCAACATATATACAAAACAGCATTGTAGAAGAAGTAGGAACTTATAATAGAGGCTTAAAAGATGGAAGCTGGCTTTATATTGCGCAAAATACAGTTGCACCGGCAGTATTGACGGAATTAGGTTTTGTAACAAATCCTGAGGATGCTGCAAAATTGAGCAGTGATGAATACAGGGCAAAATTTGCACAAGCTATAGCTGATGGAATACTGAAAGCCCTTGGATACTAA
- a CDS encoding anaerobic ribonucleoside triphosphate reductase, which yields MLHVVKRDGRKVEFNSIKITNAIKSASEEIGYELKESDFIDLTQKVIKEIEELNVKEIEVEEIQNIVEKILLKNGHRKIGLVYSNYRSERTKIRDIKSDLMKVIDKIGVETDRDNANVGNNFSSKLLRIASESNKWHNLGTMPKYLAKAHENGDIYYHDLDSYNLTINCLHIPTKEMLLYGFNTGYGNIRTPRRIESAAELSCILLQSSQNDMFGGQSHPDFDNDMAVFVEPTRREIIQYLKEVGVEEHRIKDISEKRLRKNVEQAMQGIIYNLNTMHSRAGSQVPFSSINLGIPKSKDAALVCEVFLTEYEKGLGKGEQPIFPNIIFRVKKGVNKEQDDPYYYLFKIACRVASKRMNPTFMNLDADFNKAYYDKGVIPATMGCRTYVCSNVNGEPGTKGRGNIAPVTINLPRLGILAKKNIDKFFELLDNRLNLAKESLMHRYGILKRLKVKDLPFVAGQCLMKGSENLKLDDSIEPILKQGTWAIGFIGLAETLIALTGKHHGEDENSRELGVKIISYIRKYTDKFIEQTHLNWSCYATPAEGLSGKFILQDKKIFGEIHGITDKDYYTNSYHIPVGFPISIKDKIDIEAPYHKICNGGHISYIEIDDYPSEEIIRDIINYAYDNTNISYIGINFHIRYCRECGSYLHGENKCPHCGSGSIQGISRVTGYLSLDERFGAGKTAERKDRIAQGSNKIVYY from the coding sequence ATGCTACATGTTGTGAAAAGGGATGGTAGAAAAGTAGAATTTAATTCTATAAAAATAACTAATGCCATAAAAAGTGCATCAGAAGAAATTGGCTATGAATTAAAAGAGAGTGACTTTATAGACTTAACTCAAAAAGTTATAAAAGAAATAGAAGAGCTTAATGTAAAAGAAATAGAGGTTGAAGAAATACAAAATATAGTTGAAAAAATTCTTTTAAAAAATGGTCATAGAAAAATAGGATTGGTATATTCAAATTATAGAAGTGAAAGAACTAAAATAAGAGATATAAAATCAGATCTTATGAAGGTTATTGATAAGATAGGCGTAGAAACGGATAGAGACAATGCTAATGTAGGAAATAATTTTAGTTCTAAACTACTTAGAATAGCTAGTGAATCAAATAAATGGCATAATCTGGGGACTATGCCGAAATATTTAGCAAAAGCCCATGAAAATGGAGATATATATTATCACGACTTAGATAGTTATAATTTAACTATCAATTGTCTTCATATACCAACTAAAGAAATGCTCTTATATGGGTTTAATACGGGATATGGGAATATTAGAACTCCAAGGAGAATAGAATCTGCGGCAGAACTTTCCTGTATATTATTGCAATCATCTCAAAATGACATGTTTGGCGGACAGTCTCATCCTGATTTTGATAATGATATGGCTGTTTTTGTAGAACCTACGAGAAGGGAAATAATACAGTATCTTAAGGAAGTAGGAGTAGAAGAGCATAGGATAAAAGATATTTCGGAAAAACGGTTAAGAAAAAATGTAGAGCAGGCAATGCAGGGGATAATTTACAATTTAAATACTATGCATTCAAGGGCAGGCTCACAGGTACCTTTTAGCTCAATAAATTTAGGAATACCCAAATCCAAAGATGCGGCTTTAGTATGCGAGGTATTTTTAACTGAATATGAAAAGGGGCTGGGAAAGGGAGAACAGCCTATATTTCCCAACATAATATTCAGAGTTAAAAAAGGAGTGAACAAAGAACAAGATGATCCTTATTATTATCTATTTAAAATTGCATGTAGAGTAGCTTCAAAGAGAATGAATCCTACTTTTATGAATTTAGATGCTGATTTTAATAAAGCGTATTATGATAAAGGCGTAATACCAGCTACTATGGGATGCAGAACTTATGTGTGTTCAAATGTGAATGGAGAACCAGGGACAAAAGGAAGAGGAAATATAGCGCCGGTGACAATTAATTTACCTAGGCTAGGAATTTTAGCTAAGAAGAATATAGATAAATTTTTTGAACTATTAGACAATAGATTAAATTTAGCTAAAGAATCTCTAATGCATAGGTATGGTATTTTAAAAAGGTTAAAAGTTAAAGATTTACCTTTTGTAGCAGGTCAATGTCTTATGAAAGGCTCTGAAAATTTAAAATTAGATGATTCTATAGAGCCTATATTAAAGCAGGGTACCTGGGCCATAGGCTTCATTGGACTTGCGGAGACATTAATTGCGCTAACGGGAAAACATCATGGTGAGGATGAAAATTCAAGGGAACTTGGAGTGAAAATAATTTCTTATATCAGAAAATATACAGATAAATTTATAGAACAGACTCATCTGAATTGGAGTTGTTATGCTACACCTGCAGAGGGTCTAAGTGGGAAGTTTATATTACAGGATAAAAAGATATTTGGAGAAATACATGGTATAACGGATAAAGACTATTATACTAATTCTTATCATATACCTGTAGGATTTCCAATATCTATAAAAGATAAAATAGATATTGAAGCTCCTTATCACAAAATTTGTAATGGTGGACATATAAGTTATATAGAAATAGATGATTATCCATCGGAAGAAATTATTAGGGATATAATCAATTATGCCTATGATAATACAAATATATCCTATATAGGAATAAATTTTCATATAAGGTATTGTAGGGAATGTGGTTCTTATTTACATGGAGAGAATAAGTGTCCTCATTGTGGTAGTGGCAGCATACAAGGCATATCGAGGGTAACAGGATACTTATCCTTGGATGAAAGATTTGGGGCAGGAAAAACTGCAGAAAGAAAGGACAGAATAGCACAAGGTAGTAATAAAATAGTATATTATTAA
- a CDS encoding DedA family protein, translating into MIERIIDVVIFVLDKTGYAGTFIAMALESACIPIPSEAILPFGGYLSFTGRLNLTLVIIFGTLGGTAGSIGAYYIGKIGGRPLVEKYADKLRLSKSHIEKSDYYFNKYGEKIVFYSRLLPIIRTFISLPAGISKMDVKKFTIYTLLGSAIWSVLLGYAGYKMGENWTIIREWFHFADIALVILIIAFILYKLISKKVQTENS; encoded by the coding sequence ATGATAGAAAGAATAATTGATGTAGTTATTTTTGTCCTGGACAAAACAGGTTATGCAGGTACATTCATAGCTATGGCCTTGGAGAGTGCTTGCATACCTATCCCAAGTGAAGCTATATTGCCTTTTGGGGGATATTTAAGCTTTACAGGAAGATTAAATTTAACCCTTGTTATAATTTTTGGAACGCTTGGAGGAACAGCAGGCTCTATAGGGGCATATTATATTGGTAAAATAGGTGGAAGACCCTTAGTTGAAAAATATGCTGATAAGCTTAGATTATCTAAATCCCATATTGAAAAAAGTGATTATTATTTTAATAAATATGGAGAAAAAATAGTATTTTATTCTAGGCTCTTACCTATAATCAGAACATTTATTTCTCTTCCGGCAGGCATAAGTAAAATGGATGTTAAAAAATTTACCATATATACCTTATTAGGATCCGCTATATGGAGTGTACTTTTAGGATATGCTGGTTATAAAATGGGAGAAAATTGGACTATTATACGTGAATGGTTCCATTTTGCAGATATAGCTTTAGTAATTTTAATAATTGCATTTATTCTTTATAAGTTGATATCTAAAAAGGTACAGACAGAAAATTCATAG
- the nrdG gene encoding anaerobic ribonucleoside-triphosphate reductase activating protein, which translates to MNNKVRLAGIAYESLVNGPGMRRVFFAQGCRHNCKGCFNPSTHCFNGGELKDINVLIHDVKTNPLVKGVTFSGGDPFEQAEAFAYMARKIKELDLNIWCYTGYTFEYILDNKDNQSWQELLRNIDVLVDGKFEEDKRDNRLKFKGSRNQRIVDVKKSLQYGDTIIKNFKLKDYR; encoded by the coding sequence GTGAATAATAAGGTTAGACTAGCAGGTATTGCCTATGAAAGTCTTGTAAATGGACCTGGCATGAGGAGAGTATTTTTTGCACAAGGATGCAGACATAACTGCAAAGGATGTTTTAATCCATCCACCCATTGCTTTAATGGAGGAGAATTAAAAGATATAAATGTTTTAATCCATGATGTGAAGACTAATCCTCTTGTAAAGGGAGTTACCTTTTCAGGAGGTGATCCTTTTGAACAGGCAGAAGCTTTTGCATATATGGCCCGTAAAATTAAAGAATTAGATCTAAATATATGGTGTTATACAGGATATACATTTGAATATATATTAGACAATAAGGATAACCAGTCCTGGCAAGAGTTATTGAGAAATATAGATGTATTGGTAGATGGAAAATTTGAAGAAGATAAAAGAGACAATAGATTGAAATTTAAGGGTTCTAGAAATCAAAGAATTGTTGATGTTAAAAAAAGTTTACAGTATGGTGATACCATAATTAAGAACTTTAAGTTGAAAGATTATAGATAA
- a CDS encoding ferredoxin, with the protein MKALVDKATCISCGLCPEVCPDVFDMDDDGKAVAAVNEVPKASQDSAKEAAEGCPVSAITVE; encoded by the coding sequence ATGAAAGCATTAGTCGATAAAGCCACCTGTATAAGTTGTGGATTATGTCCAGAGGTATGTCCAGATGTGTTTGATATGGATGATGACGGGAAAGCAGTAGCTGCGGTAAATGAAGTACCAAAAGCTTCTCAAGATTCTGCTAAAGAAGCTGCAGAAGGCTGTCCTGTTTCTGCTATTACAGTAGAATAG
- a CDS encoding LacI family DNA-binding transcriptional regulator produces MATSIKDVAKEAGVSIATVSRVLNDVDVVNEETKKKVLAAIKKLGYRPNIVARSLKTQKTRTIGIIIPDISNQFYPEIVRGAEDVANIYDYNIMLCNTDLDMEKETEYLKVLKEKMSDGVLYMSNSLEEDMLNLIKQLQIPMVLVETTNDKEDIPSVTIDNEKAAYDGVTYLINKGNRKIAYIGASEDMANASAVRYKGYKKALEENNLQVDKNRTYFSNLKAKDGYEGINKILDRVDVDAIFCSSDEIAMGAINALRDRGIKVPEDVDVMGFDNIYSASIFYPKLTTVAQPIYDMGSVGMRMLIKLINNQKMDNTNYVLPHQLIERDSCKK; encoded by the coding sequence ATGGCCACATCAATTAAAGACGTTGCTAAGGAGGCAGGGGTTTCTATAGCTACAGTTTCTAGAGTACTCAATGATGTAGATGTTGTAAATGAAGAAACTAAAAAGAAGGTTTTAGCAGCTATTAAAAAACTAGGATATAGACCTAATATAGTAGCAAGAAGTCTTAAAACCCAAAAAACGAGAACTATAGGAATAATAATTCCTGATATATCCAATCAATTTTATCCTGAGATTGTAAGAGGAGCTGAGGATGTAGCAAATATATATGATTATAATATAATGCTGTGTAATACTGATTTGGATATGGAAAAGGAAACGGAATATTTAAAAGTTTTAAAGGAAAAAATGTCCGATGGAGTTTTATATATGAGTAATTCTTTGGAAGAAGATATGCTAAATCTTATAAAACAACTTCAGATTCCAATGGTATTAGTAGAAACCACAAATGACAAAGAGGATATTCCTAGTGTAACTATTGATAATGAAAAGGCAGCATATGATGGAGTGACTTATTTAATAAATAAGGGGAACAGAAAAATAGCCTATATAGGCGCTAGTGAAGACATGGCTAATGCAAGTGCAGTAAGGTATAAAGGATATAAAAAAGCCCTTGAGGAGAATAATTTACAAGTTGATAAGAACAGAACTTACTTTAGTAACCTAAAAGCAAAAGATGGGTATGAGGGTATAAATAAAATATTAGATAGGGTAGATGTAGATGCCATATTTTGCAGTAGTGATGAAATTGCCATGGGAGCTATAAATGCGCTAAGAGATAGAGGAATCAAAGTACCTGAAGATGTAGATGTCATGGGATTTGACAATATATATTCAGCATCTATATTTTATCCTAAATTGACTACTGTAGCTCAACCTATTTATGATATGGGCTCTGTAGGTATGAGAATGCTTATAAAATTAATAAACAATCAGAAAATGGATAATACAAATTATGTATTACCTCATCAACTAATTGAAAGAGACTCTTGTAAAAAATAA
- the ileS gene encoding isoleucine--tRNA ligase: MYKKIDNNKSFVQMEKDILKLWQDRKVVEKSFNSNKDGEYFTFYDGPPTANGKPHIGHVLTRVIKDLIPRYKVMKGYKVLRKAGWDTHGLPVELEVEKSLGISGKPQIEKYGVEDFIKKCKDSVFTYVSQWRKMSDRIGFWVDMDDPYVTYDNHYIESEWWALKQIWDKNLLYKGHKIVPYCPRCGTALSSHEVSQGYKDVKETSVYVKFKIKNEDKYILAWTTTPWTLPNNMALTINKSYDYVEVINDGEHLILAEGLLEKLEGEYEVVKKFKGEEMLGIEYEPMFNFTPFEGKAHYVVHGDYVTLTDGTGIVHTAPAFGEDDSITCIKHNIPMINSVTTQGKFKDEVTPWKGLFVKDADPKIIAYLKEKDILYKAEKFTHSYPFCWRCDTTLLYYPRDTWFIRMSAMRDKLIRNTNDTNWYPDNIRTGRFGKFVEGVIDWGLSRERYWGTPLPIWECECGHRECIGSIKELREKGINVPDDIELHKPYIDGVKLKCDKCHKEMERVPEVIDCWFDSGSMPFAQHHYPFENRELFEKNFPAQFISEAVDQTRGWFYTLMAISTVLFDKSSFENCLVLGHVLDKHGLKMSKHKGNVLSPEVVLENEGADATRWYFYTESAPWLPSRFYEEAVQDSQRKFLGTLWNVYSFYVLYADLDKFNPLEYSHFVSENVMDKWVISRLNSLIKITEGNLDNYRITQAAESIGNFVDELSNWYVRRNRTRFWNEELAEDKVGAYVTLYNVLNKLCLIAAPFVPFMTEEIYQNLVLSLNKNVPESIHLCKWPEYDLNLVDSDLEKNMEECYKIVKLGRSARNAANIKNRQPLSEMLISVKTLPGYYGDIIKSELNIKNIVFNADLSKYVNFNIKPNLPVLGKKYGRMIPKIKQSISSMNQMDLAGKINNNEVVKIKIDETEIELNSENLLITMEGLEGFAFAGEGSTGIVLETTITEELKEEGNLREILSKIQNMRKESGFEVADKIKLYVSDNEKLEEVVKKFEAQIKKETLAVEVAYNENREYSGCNINGEKFNIAVEVLK, encoded by the coding sequence ATGTATAAAAAGATTGATAATAATAAAAGTTTTGTACAGATGGAAAAAGATATTTTAAAATTGTGGCAGGATAGAAAAGTAGTGGAGAAAAGCTTTAATTCTAACAAGGATGGAGAATATTTTACTTTTTATGACGGGCCTCCAACTGCCAATGGAAAACCTCACATAGGACACGTTCTAACCAGAGTTATAAAAGATCTTATACCTAGATATAAGGTTATGAAAGGATATAAGGTTCTAAGAAAAGCAGGATGGGATACCCACGGTCTTCCTGTTGAGCTGGAAGTTGAAAAAAGTCTTGGAATATCAGGAAAACCACAAATCGAAAAATACGGAGTAGAGGATTTTATAAAAAAGTGTAAAGATAGTGTTTTTACTTATGTAAGTCAATGGAGAAAGATGTCTGACAGAATAGGTTTCTGGGTAGATATGGATGACCCTTATGTAACTTATGACAACCATTATATAGAATCTGAATGGTGGGCTTTGAAACAAATATGGGATAAAAATCTTTTGTATAAGGGACATAAAATAGTACCTTATTGTCCTAGATGCGGCACTGCCCTTTCCTCACATGAAGTTTCACAAGGATATAAGGATGTAAAAGAAACATCTGTATATGTTAAATTTAAAATTAAGAATGAAGATAAATATATTCTTGCATGGACTACAACCCCATGGACATTACCTAATAATATGGCTTTGACAATAAATAAAAGTTATGATTATGTAGAAGTAATCAATGATGGGGAACACTTGATATTAGCAGAAGGACTTCTTGAAAAGTTAGAAGGGGAATATGAAGTTGTAAAGAAATTTAAAGGTGAAGAAATGCTGGGAATAGAGTATGAACCTATGTTTAATTTTACACCTTTTGAGGGGAAAGCCCATTATGTTGTTCACGGTGATTATGTAACCTTGACAGACGGTACTGGAATTGTACATACTGCGCCGGCATTCGGTGAAGATGATAGTATTACATGCATAAAGCACAATATACCTATGATAAATTCTGTAACAACACAAGGGAAATTTAAAGATGAAGTTACCCCATGGAAGGGACTTTTTGTAAAAGATGCAGATCCCAAAATAATAGCATACTTAAAAGAGAAGGACATATTGTATAAGGCAGAGAAATTTACTCACTCCTATCCATTTTGCTGGAGATGTGATACTACACTTCTATACTATCCAAGAGATACCTGGTTCATTAGAATGTCAGCTATGAGGGATAAACTTATTAGAAATACCAATGATACAAATTGGTATCCTGACAATATAAGAACGGGAAGGTTTGGGAAATTTGTTGAAGGGGTAATAGACTGGGGACTCAGCAGAGAAAGATACTGGGGTACACCACTGCCTATATGGGAATGTGAGTGCGGTCATAGAGAATGTATAGGAAGTATTAAAGAATTAAGGGAGAAGGGAATTAATGTACCAGATGATATAGAACTTCATAAACCATATATAGATGGAGTTAAGTTAAAATGTGATAAATGCCACAAAGAAATGGAAAGGGTACCAGAAGTAATTGATTGTTGGTTTGATTCAGGTTCTATGCCTTTTGCACAACATCATTACCCATTTGAAAATAGAGAGCTTTTTGAAAAGAATTTTCCGGCTCAGTTTATATCTGAAGCTGTAGATCAGACCAGAGGATGGTTTTACACTCTTATGGCCATATCCACAGTGTTATTTGACAAAAGTTCCTTTGAAAATTGTCTGGTTTTAGGACACGTATTGGATAAACATGGTCTTAAGATGTCAAAGCACAAGGGAAATGTATTGAGTCCTGAAGTAGTACTGGAAAATGAAGGAGCAGATGCTACCAGATGGTATTTTTATACAGAAAGTGCACCATGGCTTCCATCCAGATTCTATGAAGAAGCAGTTCAAGATAGTCAGAGAAAGTTTTTAGGTACACTTTGGAATGTATATTCCTTTTATGTGCTCTATGCAGATTTAGATAAATTCAATCCTTTAGAATATTCACATTTTGTAAGTGAAAATGTAATGGATAAATGGGTTATTTCAAGGTTGAATTCACTAATAAAAATCACAGAAGGGAACTTGGATAACTATAGAATTACACAGGCTGCAGAAAGTATCGGAAATTTTGTGGATGAACTTTCAAATTGGTATGTAAGAAGAAATAGAACCAGATTCTGGAATGAAGAATTGGCAGAAGATAAAGTAGGAGCTTATGTAACTTTATATAATGTATTGAATAAATTATGTTTGATTGCAGCGCCTTTTGTACCATTTATGACGGAAGAAATTTATCAAAACCTGGTTTTAAGCTTAAACAAGAATGTACCAGAAAGCATACATTTATGTAAATGGCCGGAGTATGATTTAAATCTGGTAGATAGTGATTTAGAAAAAAATATGGAAGAGTGCTATAAAATAGTAAAATTAGGAAGAAGTGCTAGAAATGCAGCTAATATAAAAAACAGGCAGCCTCTATCTGAAATGCTCATAAGTGTAAAAACACTTCCTGGATACTATGGTGACATAATAAAAAGTGAGTTAAATATTAAAAATATAGTTTTTAATGCGGATTTATCGAAATATGTTAATTTTAATATAAAGCCTAATCTTCCTGTATTGGGAAAGAAATATGGAAGGATGATACCTAAAATAAAACAAAGTATATCTTCTATGAATCAAATGGATTTAGCGGGTAAAATAAATAATAATGAAGTGGTAAAAATAAAAATAGATGAAACTGAAATAGAATTGAACTCAGAAAATTTACTTATTACTATGGAAGGATTAGAAGGCTTTGCTTTTGCTGGAGAAGGGAGTACAGGAATAGTTCTAGAAACTACAATTACAGAAGAACTTAAAGAAGAAGGAAATTTAAGGGAAATATTAAGTAAAATACAAAATATGAGAAAAGAAAGTGGATTTGAAGTTGCAGATAAAATAAAGTTATATGTTTCAGATAATGAAAAACTTGAAGAAGTAGTTAAAAAATTTGAAGCTCAAATTAAAAAAGAAACTCTTGCAGTAGAAGTTGCTTATAATGAAAATAGGGAATACAGTGGTTGTAATATTAATGGAGAAAAATTTAATATTGCAGTAGAGGTATTAAAATAA